Sequence from the Neptunomonas japonica JAMM 1380 genome:
CCAGATACTAGCCGTACGTCTGCACTGGAGATGGCTAAGCATTTGAATGTTACTTTTCGCGAAGGCTTCATCAAGAACCGTTATATTGGCCGTACCTTTATAATGCCTGGACAAACACAGCGTCAAAACTCGGTTCGTCGTAAGCTGAACCCTATTGAACTTGAGTTCAAAGATAAGGTTGTCATGTTAGTAGACGACTCCATTGTGCGTGGTACGACGTCTAAACAAATTGTACAGATGGCAAGAGATGTCGGTGCGCGTAAAGTATATTTTGCATCCGCTGCGCCACCAGTGCGTTTTCCAAATGTGTATGGCATTGATATGCCTTCTCCTGAAGAATTTATCGCATATAACCGCTCTGTTGATGAGATCGGTGAAGCTATTGGTGCGGACTGGATGATCTTTCAGGAACTAGATGACCTTAAAGATTCAGTATCAGAAGGTAATACAGATACTATCTGTGATTTCGACTCATCAGTATTTGATGGTTATTATGTAACAGGTGATATCGATACAGCTTACCTGGATCGCTTGGATGAGAAGCGTAAAGATGCTGCTAAAGTTGTGCCTGAGACTATTGATCATGAAGATGAGGCGCCGGCTGATCTTCACACTGAAATTTCATAAGAGCGGTTTCTACAATGGCTAAACTAGGTTTTGAGCGAGAAGAGCGCATTCAGTTTACACAAGCTGATGCAGGTCTTTCAACGCTAGCTATTAGAGCTGGACAAACACGGACGTCTGAGGGGGAGCATAGCGATGCTATTTTCCCAACGTCTAGTTTTGTTTATTCGAGTGCCCGCGAGGCTGCTGCTCGTTTTAGTGGAGATGAAGAAGGTAATATATACTCACGTTTTACAAACCCTACTGTGAATGCTTTTGAAAAGCGTATGGCGGCTTTGGAAGGCGCAGAGCGTGCAGTGGCTACCTCATCAGGTATGGCCGCTATTTTGAGTATTGGTTTGTCACTTTTACAGCAAGGCGATCATGTCGTTTGTTCTCAAAGTGTTTTTGGTTCGACGATTTCGTTGTTCGAAAAGTATCTAGTTCGTGCCGGTATTACTACTAGCTTTGTCGACCCTAAAGACCTAAACGCGTGGGAAGCTGCAATACAACCCAATACGCGTTTGCTGTTTTTGGAAACGCCTTCAAACCCGCTTGGTGAGTTAACAGACGTCAGGGCAGTAGCTGATATTGCACATAAGAATGATGCAATGCTCGCCGTGGATAATTGCTTTTTAACACCGGTTTTCCAGCAGCCGTTAAAGCTAGGTGCTGACCTTGTTATTCACTCGGCCACTAAGTATTTAGATGGCCAAGGGCGATGTGTAGGTGGCGTTGTTGTAGGGTCGGATGCCCTGATGGAAGAGGTTTTTGGTTTTATCCGCACGGGCGGGGCATGTATGAGCCCGTTTAATGCGTGGGTATTTCATAAAGGCTTGGAAACTTTAAAAATTCGCTTAGAAGCGCATGCAAAAAATGCACTTGAACTTGCGACTTGGTTACAACAGCAGCCGGGTATAGAAAAAGTTTACTATACAGGGCTAGAGAGCCATGCTCAGCATACGTTGGCCATTAAGCAGCAAACCGGCTTTGGCGGTGTATTATCATTTGAAGTGGCTGGTGGCCAAGAGGCTGCATGGCGTTTCATTGATTCAACCAAAATGGTGTCAATTACAGGTAATTTGGGCGATGTAAAGTCAACCATTACGCACCCATCAACAACAACTCATGGACGAATGACCGACGAAGCTAAGGCTGATGCTGGTATTAAAAAGAACTTGATTCGTTTATCAGTAGGCCTTGAAGACATAAAAGACATTCAGGCTGATATGCAGCTTGGTTTAGATGCGCTTTAATTGTTGAGTTTTAGCGTTGTAGATTGCTTCAATGCGATGTAAAGAGCCTGCTGGTTTTGACCAGCTGCTTTTTAAATTGAAGTGATCTACTGTAAAGCTAAGTGTGTCAAACATCCTGCGGCTTTCAAGTAGGTTCAAAACTAGATGCTCATCATTTTTTTGAGTATAAGCCAAAGTAATGTGAGGCTTAAAAGGTCTGCCTTTAAACCCCATATTTATTTCATGTAACACATCAGTGATTTTTTGATGAAGTTGCACTACTGGGGCTTCAGGGGTAACTCCTAGCCAAATATCTCCGCTGCAAAAACTACCAAACCGATCACAATGTAATGTGAAGGGTGTAAATGTTATTTTTTCGAGTTGTTGGTCTAGGGCGGGGAGCTTTCTCTTTTTTACTTTACCTAAGAATGCCAAGGTAATATGCAACCTTTCTGGTGGCGTCCATTGAATGCCGTGAAAGTTACAATACAGCTGCGAGATTTTCTGTTGCACCGTGTCGGGTATGTCTATAGCAATAAAGAGGCGCATCCGAGATTCCTAAACTACGATAGTGAATAAAGCATAAACATGAACGCTGAGAAAGTGAATACACAGGCCGGTAAAATCATACTTGCTCCAATGGAGGGTGTTGTAGATGCCACTATGCGCCACCTAATTACAAAATTGGGGGGGGTTGATCTGTGTGTTACAGAATTTATACGTATTACTGGCTATGTTCTACCTGAAAAAGAGTTTTTGAAATCAGCCCCTGAGTTAGCTCGTCAAGGCAAGACGCCTGCAGGCATTCCGGTGGTCGTGCAGTTGCTAGGGAGCGAACCTGAGTTGCTGGCCATGAATGCGATAAGTGCTGCAAAAATGGGGGCGCCAGCTATTGATCTTAACTTTGGTTGCCCTTCAAAAACGGTTAATAAACACCGTGGTGGTGCTGTGTTACTTGATGAACCCGCA
This genomic interval carries:
- a CDS encoding O-succinylhomoserine sulfhydrylase; its protein translation is MAKLGFEREERIQFTQADAGLSTLAIRAGQTRTSEGEHSDAIFPTSSFVYSSAREAAARFSGDEEGNIYSRFTNPTVNAFEKRMAALEGAERAVATSSGMAAILSIGLSLLQQGDHVVCSQSVFGSTISLFEKYLVRAGITTSFVDPKDLNAWEAAIQPNTRLLFLETPSNPLGELTDVRAVADIAHKNDAMLAVDNCFLTPVFQQPLKLGADLVIHSATKYLDGQGRCVGGVVVGSDALMEEVFGFIRTGGACMSPFNAWVFHKGLETLKIRLEAHAKNALELATWLQQQPGIEKVYYTGLESHAQHTLAIKQQTGFGGVLSFEVAGGQEAAWRFIDSTKMVSITGNLGDVKSTITHPSTTTHGRMTDEAKADAGIKKNLIRLSVGLEDIKDIQADMQLGLDAL
- the thpR gene encoding RNA 2',3'-cyclic phosphodiesterase, whose protein sequence is MRLFIAIDIPDTVQQKISQLYCNFHGIQWTPPERLHITLAFLGKVKKRKLPALDQQLEKITFTPFTLHCDRFGSFCSGDIWLGVTPEAPVVQLHQKITDVLHEINMGFKGRPFKPHITLAYTQKNDEHLVLNLLESRRMFDTLSFTVDHFNLKSSWSKPAGSLHRIEAIYNAKTQQLKRI